From the Pseudomonadota bacterium genome, the window GGTCCTCGACATCGTCGGCGTTTCGCTCGGGATGGAGACGACGCTGAAGGAACTCGGGGCGAAGGTGACCGCGCAGGAGATCCGGATCGAGCTCGCCGCCGACGTGCTCTTCGACTTCGACAAGGCCGAGCTGCGGCTCGACGCGCTGGACGCGCTGCGCAAGGTGGCGACGGTGATCGCCTCGACCCCGGGTCCGGTCGTGATCGAAGGCCACACCGACAGCAAGGGCGAGGACGCCTACAACCACACGCTCTCGGAGCGCAGGGCGTCGTCGGTGAAGACCTGGCTCGCCAGGGAGGGCGGCATCGA encodes:
- a CDS encoding OmpA family protein, with the translated sequence MSEATMPSRRRCPAPFAVLAVLAAAAQSPAQEPAADAAPGKVLEIQGRVLDLRGRVLDIVGVSLGMETTLKELGAKVTAQEIRIELAADVLFDFDKAELRLDALDALRKVATVIASTPGPVVIEGHTDSKGEDAYNHTLSERRASSVKTWLAREGGIDAARISTRGLGETQPKVPNAAPDGSDDPAGRQQNRRVEITIKKPG